Proteins from a single region of Maridesulfovibrio bastinii DSM 16055:
- the ilvC gene encoding ketol-acid reductoisomerase: MNEIEFEKIYRDEDVDLSILEGKTIAVIGYGSQGRAQSMNMRESGMNIIVGAGDRTLHSSWDKAEADGFTVYSIEEAVEKADIVHILLQDPAQPSVYYESIHGHLKAGQTLSFAHGFAVLYGTIKPPKDVDVVLFVPNGPGPVTRQKFKDGSGIWGCVSADQDVSGHARETALAISKAVGSTRVGVVDMTFQHETEGDNYEEQVLYGGTIHLMRTMYNIMVKNGYPRSFAYAKAIRSIRSIIDDIDAVGIESYLTSRASRTCEFAVRHSGPRVINEEAMEEIFKETESGTFARNWLQEFSLGMPTLNRMRRTWAESDMEKTGKIWREKFGK, from the coding sequence ATGAACGAGATTGAATTTGAAAAAATTTACCGTGACGAGGATGTTGATCTGAGTATTCTGGAGGGCAAAACCATAGCCGTTATCGGTTATGGCAGTCAGGGCCGGGCTCAGTCCATGAATATGCGCGAAAGTGGAATGAATATAATTGTCGGAGCAGGGGATAGAACTCTCCACTCAAGCTGGGATAAAGCCGAGGCTGATGGTTTTACCGTTTATTCAATAGAAGAAGCTGTAGAGAAAGCTGATATTGTCCATATTCTGCTTCAGGACCCTGCACAGCCTTCAGTTTACTATGAATCTATTCACGGACATTTGAAAGCAGGGCAGACCCTGAGTTTTGCTCACGGTTTTGCTGTATTGTACGGAACCATAAAACCGCCTAAAGATGTTGATGTTGTCCTCTTTGTTCCCAATGGTCCCGGCCCGGTTACCCGCCAGAAATTTAAAGACGGTTCCGGAATCTGGGGTTGCGTAAGTGCTGATCAGGATGTCAGCGGTCATGCCCGTGAAACAGCCCTCGCCATATCCAAAGCTGTAGGTTCGACCCGTGTCGGAGTTGTTGATATGACTTTCCAGCACGAGACAGAAGGTGATAACTATGAAGAGCAGGTTCTTTATGGTGGAACAATCCATCTGATGCGGACAATGTATAACATTATGGTTAAAAACGGATATCCACGTTCTTTTGCCTATGCCAAGGCCATCCGTTCCATCCGCTCCATAATTGATGATATAGACGCTGTTGGAATTGAATCCTACCTGACTTCCAGAGCCAGCCGTACTTGCGAATTCGCAGTGCGCCACAGCGGACCCCGTGTTATCAACGAAGAGGCCATGGAAGAAATTTTTAAAGAGACTGAAAGCGGAACTTTCGCTCGCAACTGGCTTCAGGAATTTTCACTCGGCATGCCGACCCTTAACCGTATGCGCCGCACCTGGGCTGAATCGGATATGGAGAAAACCGGCAAAATATGGCGTGAAAAGTTCGGAAAATAG
- the allE gene encoding (S)-ureidoglycine aminohydrolase, which yields MPYPEGFLKNRSVYEPNKYAVITTEGRVINVIPGIKDCALSILASPKLGANFVQMAGSVSTSGRTTMSYGKAENIEVLLFVMDGEGSLDVSVDGHTETLKAGGYMYAPPGKGLDFVSKGDAPVNILLYKQRFIPHPDPAMKQPWMVTGSIREIEEQFYDQMENVFVRDLLPVDEAFDMNFHTLAFLPGGCHPFVETHVQEHGMYIYQGQGLYLLDEKWLPVESGDFIWIAPFSKQACYGTGLERMEYIYSKDCHRDEAI from the coding sequence ATGCCTTATCCGGAAGGTTTTTTAAAGAATCGTTCCGTTTACGAGCCTAATAAATATGCCGTCATTACTACCGAAGGCCGCGTTATCAATGTTATCCCCGGTATTAAAGACTGCGCTCTGTCTATCCTTGCTTCTCCGAAACTCGGGGCTAATTTTGTGCAGATGGCAGGTTCTGTCAGCACTTCAGGCCGGACAACCATGTCATACGGCAAGGCTGAAAATATTGAGGTTCTTCTTTTTGTCATGGATGGAGAAGGTTCTCTGGATGTCAGTGTTGATGGACACACCGAAACCCTTAAAGCCGGAGGTTATATGTACGCTCCTCCGGGAAAAGGTCTTGATTTTGTTTCCAAAGGTGATGCTCCGGTTAATATACTGCTCTATAAGCAGAGATTTATTCCGCATCCTGATCCGGCAATGAAGCAGCCGTGGATGGTTACGGGATCAATCCGTGAGATCGAGGAACAATTTTACGATCAGATGGAAAATGTTTTTGTCCGTGATTTGCTTCCTGTTGATGAAGCTTTTGATATGAATTTCCATACACTGGCTTTTCTTCCCGGCGGTTGTCATCCGTTTGTGGAAACACATGTGCAGGAGCACGGTATGTATATTTATCAGGGACAGGGGCTTTATCTGCTGGATGAAAAATGGCTTCCGGTAGAATCCGGTGATTTTATCTGGATCGCTCCGTTCAGCAAACAGGCCTGCTATGGAACAGGTCTTGAGCGGATGGAATATATCTACTCCAAAGACTGCCATAGGGACGAAGCCATTTAG
- a CDS encoding ferritin-like domain-containing protein: MSTKEERRQNVIEVLNKARAMELQSIHQYMSQHYRLDDMDYGELAKNMKLIAIDEMRHAEAFAERVKELGGEPTTELAGEIAKRQDIKTIFSYDSNEEDNAIDSYNQFLLVCRDNGDSISVKLLDDIINDEQEHFNYFDAINDHIQQLGDAYLSRIAGTPSSTGLQPQGFVIAGSAE; encoded by the coding sequence ATGTCCACCAAAGAAGAAAGAAGACAAAACGTAATAGAAGTCCTTAACAAAGCGCGTGCAATGGAACTCCAGTCTATCCACCAGTATATGAGTCAGCACTACAGGCTTGACGACATGGATTATGGTGAACTGGCAAAAAATATGAAACTCATAGCGATAGACGAGATGCGCCATGCCGAAGCCTTCGCCGAAAGAGTAAAAGAACTCGGCGGAGAACCGACAACCGAACTGGCTGGCGAAATAGCCAAACGTCAGGATATTAAAACAATATTCTCCTATGATTCAAACGAAGAAGACAACGCCATTGATTCATACAACCAGTTCCTGTTGGTATGTAGAGACAACGGTGACTCCATCAGTGTAAAGCTTCTTGACGACATCATTAATGACGAGCAGGAGCACTTCAACTATTTTGATGCCATCAACGATCATATTCAGCAGCTTGGTGACGCCTACCTCTCAAGGATAGCCGGAACACCTTCATCCACAGGCTTACAGCCGCAGGGCTTTGTAATTGCCGGAAGTGCTGAATAA